One window from the genome of Fulvivirga lutea encodes:
- a CDS encoding PadR family transcriptional regulator: MISKNLTAASTKPIILGILKQGNSYGYLIIKKIKEISEGKMEYSDGMLYPVLHRLEKEGLIKSNWSMEDDTRPRKYYEITETGKQSLVEEKQQWQQVNAVLDQLWNVKQSTN, encoded by the coding sequence ATGATATCTAAAAACTTAACAGCAGCTTCTACAAAGCCTATAATTCTTGGAATTCTAAAGCAGGGTAACAGCTATGGCTATTTGATCATTAAAAAAATTAAAGAGATATCTGAAGGTAAAATGGAGTATTCGGACGGCATGCTTTATCCTGTGCTTCACCGTCTTGAAAAAGAAGGTCTGATAAAATCAAACTGGTCTATGGAAGACGATACAAGACCGAGAAAGTACTATGAAATCACAGAAACAGGCAAGCAATCTCTTGTAGAAGAAAAACAGCAATGGCAACAAGTAAATGCTGTGCTAGACCAGCTGTGGAATGTGAAACAAAGTACCAATTAG
- a CDS encoding GNAT family N-acetyltransferase: MIDIIEYKKLDNDTVLNLNEIIDAEFGHIPLVKNTQWAIPDWTIIYSQNETLAAFYNIIEREVIMDDEKVKVAGVNNVITLKKYRGKGFSARLLKDTQHFIFDELRSKFGLLLCADTLIPYYQKLNWYKVDCPVYFSQPTGKKLWAANTMLLSNSHYENPELIDLNGLPW; this comes from the coding sequence ATGATAGACATTATAGAGTATAAAAAGTTGGATAATGATACTGTACTGAATCTGAATGAAATCATCGATGCTGAATTTGGTCATATTCCTTTAGTAAAGAATACACAATGGGCAATTCCCGATTGGACTATAATTTATTCTCAAAACGAGACTTTAGCCGCCTTTTATAATATTATTGAAAGGGAAGTTATCATGGATGATGAGAAGGTGAAGGTAGCAGGAGTCAACAATGTAATTACACTTAAAAAGTATAGAGGTAAAGGTTTTTCTGCCAGACTACTTAAGGATACCCAGCACTTTATTTTTGATGAACTAAGGAGCAAATTCGGGCTACTACTTTGTGCTGACACACTTATTCCGTACTATCAAAAATTAAACTGGTATAAGGTTGATTGTCCTGTTTACTTTAGCCAACCTACTGGTAAAAAGCTTTGGGCAGCAAATACAATGTTGCTTTCAAACTCTCACTATGAAAATCCTGAATTGATAGATCTTAACGGATTACCCTGGTAA
- a CDS encoding TlpA family protein disulfide reductase — translation MKRISILASLSILLFQIELRAQFQKDESGNPIITQEFTNIILDKDFEYVEGGSLNLKKYNDKIIVLDFWQTWCKPCLKGFEGLQKAKLEWPDKIEIIAVSPDLFDDQNQLIPIVDKIEQILEFMSKHDYPFEFVLGKELSKDLPIRVIPYKIVIGLGGNIIESKTGFGDGDKEYAYLKSLVDKYFR, via the coding sequence ATGAAACGAATATCTATTTTAGCTAGCTTAAGCATACTCTTATTTCAAATAGAGCTTAGGGCTCAATTCCAAAAAGATGAATCTGGCAATCCAATAATTACACAAGAATTTACAAACATTATTCTCGATAAGGATTTTGAATATGTAGAAGGAGGTTCTTTAAATCTTAAAAAGTACAATGATAAGATTATAGTTCTTGACTTTTGGCAGACATGGTGTAAACCATGTTTAAAAGGATTTGAAGGACTTCAAAAAGCGAAATTAGAGTGGCCAGATAAAATTGAGATAATTGCTGTTTCTCCAGACTTGTTTGATGATCAAAATCAATTAATTCCAATAGTAGATAAGATAGAGCAAATTTTAGAATTCATGTCTAAACACGATTATCCTTTTGAATTTGTTCTTGGTAAAGAGCTTTCCAAAGATTTACCAATAAGGGTTATACCCTATAAAATTGTCATTGGGCTAGGCGGAAATATAATTGAATCTAAAACTGGTTTTGGTGATGGAGATAAAGAGTATGCCTATTTAAAGTCTCTCGTGGATAAGTATTTTCGATGA
- a CDS encoding ABC transporter permease, producing MIKNFIKIASRGLKKRILFTLINVIGLAIGLGSSFVIGNWVWQELNYDKQFEGHSRIYRISVSYFNSDIFARGPEALVNELRSNSTELNQVAPLFSWFDDQLEVNGNNFKEDVYFSDSSFFDLFSFDFIHGNSKTSFLKSNSVILTKSLAIKYFGIDSVIGREIKLHSTDKTYYITGVVNDEPNSHFASKIWFYKEVSNNIKWTSANPFIYVKLKKDHYLSDLENRLELIKKHIVYPFFQDNIPYSKWQTNYSFHILPLTDIHLAPAMKFEMKAGGNLSNVRIFTFVSILLIVIASINYINLSTAQSIRRSKEICIRKTLGTSRYGIVKQFLTESFLTSTFSMVIGFFLAVLFSLMLEAYTGEKLNSGLFNNVFQILIYVLLSLLVGVLTGVYPALYMSKLNLALILKNSDQGRGDRLFQNILVVVQFAVSVSLIIGSLVVYKQLNHLKNGDLGINQNGVIVIENLNQLGSKTDDFINRLNNNSSIQLTTKHTRVPGDKSSLISTFKSNEMEIDEPFEIFEADENFIEVFGLHLQKGRNFNSDIKSDSLSVILNESAVRAMSLSNPLGTNLKEGYHVVGVVSDFVFQSFYDEPQPVVLMYNTQGRSLSARFITNPKHVIDQLSSAWSIYGIAEQLEFEFLEERFGQLLSKEKSLSKTLIFFTVISILISCMGLFGLAAYFVHERKGEIGIRKTFGASTSDIVLLFLIIFLKMIFIAICIGIVLSVYTMNQWLQSFEYRVSIDFGLVILSSTTILIAAIITVAYTSYKGGCINPIEAIRHH from the coding sequence GTGATAAAGAATTTTATTAAAATCGCTAGTAGAGGCTTAAAAAAAAGAATACTCTTTACTTTAATAAACGTAATCGGCCTTGCAATTGGTTTAGGGAGCAGTTTTGTAATTGGTAATTGGGTTTGGCAAGAACTCAATTATGACAAACAATTTGAAGGTCATTCAAGAATCTACCGTATTTCTGTTAGCTATTTTAACTCAGATATTTTTGCAAGAGGACCAGAAGCGCTTGTAAATGAACTTCGTAGTAATTCGACAGAGTTGAATCAAGTTGCTCCTTTATTTTCTTGGTTTGATGATCAACTTGAGGTTAATGGCAATAATTTTAAAGAAGATGTTTATTTTTCAGACTCATCTTTCTTTGATCTTTTTTCATTTGATTTCATTCATGGTAACTCTAAAACCTCTTTTTTAAAATCAAACTCAGTTATACTAACAAAAAGTTTAGCAATTAAATATTTTGGAATTGACTCAGTTATTGGACGCGAGATTAAACTTCATAGCACTGACAAAACTTATTACATAACCGGAGTAGTAAACGATGAACCAAATAGTCATTTTGCGAGTAAAATTTGGTTTTATAAAGAGGTTTCAAACAATATAAAATGGACATCTGCGAACCCTTTTATTTACGTGAAGTTGAAGAAGGATCATTACCTTTCAGACCTAGAAAATCGTTTAGAATTAATCAAAAAACATATAGTTTATCCATTTTTCCAGGATAATATTCCTTACAGCAAATGGCAAACTAATTATTCCTTTCACATACTGCCACTAACGGATATACACTTGGCACCTGCAATGAAATTTGAAATGAAAGCAGGGGGGAATTTATCGAATGTTAGAATATTTACTTTCGTCTCCATATTACTCATAGTTATTGCTTCAATAAATTATATTAATCTTAGTACTGCTCAGTCAATAAGAAGATCTAAAGAAATTTGTATCAGAAAAACACTTGGAACTTCCAGGTATGGAATTGTTAAGCAATTTTTAACAGAGTCTTTTCTTACGAGTACCTTCTCCATGGTTATTGGTTTTTTTCTTGCAGTATTATTTTCATTAATGCTAGAAGCATATACTGGTGAAAAGTTAAATTCAGGCCTTTTTAATAATGTTTTTCAAATTCTTATATATGTATTGTTAAGCCTTTTAGTAGGCGTTCTGACAGGTGTTTATCCGGCACTATATATGAGTAAATTAAACCTAGCATTAATTTTAAAAAATAGTGATCAAGGGAGGGGGGACAGGCTTTTTCAAAATATTCTAGTAGTTGTTCAATTTGCAGTCTCTGTGAGCTTAATTATTGGATCTCTTGTTGTTTACAAGCAGCTTAATCATTTGAAAAACGGAGATCTTGGGATAAATCAAAATGGAGTTATTGTGATTGAAAATTTAAATCAGCTTGGCTCTAAAACAGATGACTTTATTAATAGACTTAATAATAATTCTTCGATACAATTGACTACAAAACATACTCGTGTGCCGGGTGATAAGAGCTCTTTAATAAGCACTTTTAAAAGTAATGAAATGGAAATTGATGAGCCATTTGAAATTTTTGAAGCAGATGAAAATTTTATTGAAGTGTTCGGTTTACATCTTCAGAAAGGCAGAAATTTTAATAGTGATATTAAATCCGATTCGCTTAGTGTTATTCTAAATGAGTCTGCCGTAAGAGCAATGAGTCTAAGTAATCCACTAGGTACTAATTTAAAAGAAGGTTATCATGTAGTGGGTGTCGTATCAGATTTTGTATTTCAATCATTCTATGACGAACCTCAACCTGTAGTACTTATGTATAATACTCAAGGCAGGTCATTATCTGCTAGGTTTATAACTAATCCAAAACATGTGATAGACCAGTTATCTTCTGCATGGAGTATTTATGGAATAGCTGAGCAGTTGGAATTTGAATTTCTTGAAGAGCGCTTTGGTCAGCTGTTAAGCAAAGAAAAATCTTTATCTAAAACGCTTATTTTCTTCACTGTAATTTCAATATTAATTTCTTGCATGGGTTTGTTCGGTTTAGCGGCATATTTTGTGCACGAAAGAAAAGGTGAAATAGGAATAAGGAAAACATTTGGAGCCAGTACAAGTGATATCGTCTTACTATTCTTGATCATATTTTTAAAAATGATATTCATAGCCATTTGTATTGGTATTGTACTATCTGTCTATACTATGAATCAATGGTTACAAAGCTTTGAGTATCGGGTCAGCATTGATTTTGGTTTGGTTATATTGTCATCTACAACAATACTTATTGCAGCAATTATCACCGTGGCGTATACATCGTATAAAGGTGGTTGTATTAACCCCATCGAAGCAATTCGCCACCACTAA
- a CDS encoding VOC family protein produces MKLGLSMVTLGVRDLRASIKFYHEGLGLPILESPPGAALLQLNGKWIEISIVSHIVQEAGMKPDCSGYSGINLTYTVSSEQRVFEILSRAKEAGGDLVKKAHKAEWGGCHGYFMDLDKHLWEVVYNPFNWLGGKG; encoded by the coding sequence ATGAAGTTAGGCTTAAGCATGGTAACATTAGGAGTAAGAGATTTGCGAGCCTCCATAAAATTTTATCATGAAGGGTTAGGACTACCCATTCTAGAGTCTCCTCCGGGAGCGGCATTATTACAACTCAATGGCAAGTGGATTGAAATTTCAATTGTAAGCCACATTGTTCAAGAGGCAGGAATGAAACCTGATTGCTCAGGTTATAGTGGTATTAATTTGACCTATACTGTTTCATCTGAACAGAGAGTTTTTGAAATCTTAAGTAGAGCCAAAGAAGCAGGGGGAGATTTGGTAAAAAAAGCACACAAAGCAGAATGGGGTGGTTGTCATGGTTATTTTATGGACTTAGATAAACACTTGTGGGAAGTAGTTTATAATCCATTTAATTGGCTTGGCGGTAAAGGTTAG
- a CDS encoding type II toxin-antitoxin system RatA family toxin, protein MNTLQKFLAANALFSTAIGVELLLFQEEVEQLFGLPHSNFFFILGILLLVFALTLVVEIIKQRALPVLWIIVQDVLWVVASIIILIWDPYNITFEGNIAIAAVAAVVTVVAVGQSKGLARMDEGSQRGMKIFRFSRKVKGSKSKIWEVISDVGNYHKVAPNIDGAKIVSGEKEGLVRQCTHKGDSWTETCTLWQDERQYSFKVNTNAPDYPYPLKTLSGTWKIDENLNHEKEIIMVFEFEYKKPIHNVVLHPLMKYQFTKVCEELLDKWQEMIEKK, encoded by the coding sequence ATGAATACTTTACAAAAATTTTTAGCAGCAAATGCCTTATTCTCTACTGCCATTGGAGTTGAATTACTCCTATTTCAAGAAGAAGTGGAACAACTTTTTGGACTTCCTCATTCAAACTTCTTTTTCATATTAGGAATACTTTTATTGGTCTTTGCTCTTACTCTGGTTGTAGAAATAATAAAACAACGCGCGTTGCCTGTTTTATGGATAATAGTACAAGATGTACTCTGGGTAGTTGCGAGCATTATTATATTAATTTGGGATCCTTATAACATAACATTTGAAGGCAATATAGCCATAGCCGCTGTGGCAGCGGTAGTAACAGTTGTAGCTGTAGGACAATCTAAAGGTTTGGCAAGAATGGATGAAGGCAGCCAAAGAGGGATGAAAATATTCAGATTTAGTAGAAAAGTTAAAGGAAGTAAATCAAAAATATGGGAGGTAATATCTGATGTAGGAAATTATCATAAGGTTGCACCAAATATAGACGGTGCCAAAATAGTATCTGGAGAAAAAGAAGGGTTAGTAAGGCAATGTACGCATAAAGGTGATTCATGGACTGAAACATGCACTTTATGGCAAGATGAAAGGCAATATTCTTTTAAGGTTAATACTAATGCACCAGATTACCCTTACCCACTAAAAACTTTAAGCGGAACATGGAAAATTGATGAAAATCTTAATCATGAGAAGGAGATTATTATGGTTTTTGAGTTTGAATATAAAAAGCCCATACATAATGTTGTGTTGCACCCATTAATGAAATATCAATTCACGAAAGTTTGTGAAGAACTTTTGGATAAATGGCAGGAAATGATTGAGAAGAAATAA
- a CDS encoding TlpA family protein disulfide reductase, giving the protein MKNFMKTSMLFLSFTFFIFFFQTNSTAQEIVFERDDSGNPILDQQFVDTVINKTKFKKIDGETLTLRDFKGKVVVIDFWQTWCGPCIIAFKGLQDAKLKYPDKLEIIAASPEWADKEGKIKRFIKKNNYSFQFIWAGELERILSLKSIPYKIIIDENGNLITTKSDSGGQKEEFLLIEKILTNHSGR; this is encoded by the coding sequence TTGAAAAATTTTATGAAGACATCAATGCTTTTCCTTTCTTTTACATTCTTTATTTTCTTCTTTCAAACAAATAGTACTGCTCAAGAAATTGTATTTGAACGGGATGATTCGGGGAACCCAATTTTAGATCAACAGTTTGTAGATACTGTAATCAACAAAACCAAATTCAAAAAAATAGATGGTGAAACTTTGACCCTAAGGGATTTTAAGGGCAAAGTTGTAGTTATAGACTTTTGGCAAACATGGTGCGGACCATGCATTATAGCATTTAAAGGATTACAAGACGCAAAATTGAAATATCCTGACAAGTTAGAAATAATAGCTGCATCACCTGAATGGGCAGATAAAGAAGGAAAAATTAAAAGATTTATAAAAAAGAATAACTATTCTTTCCAGTTTATCTGGGCAGGTGAATTGGAGAGGATTTTATCATTAAAATCTATTCCATATAAAATAATTATTGATGAAAATGGTAATTTAATCACTACAAAGTCTGACTCTGGCGGACAAAAAGAAGAGTTTCTTTTGATAGAAAAGATATTGACAAATCATTCTGGTCGTTGA
- a CDS encoding DinB family protein, with translation MLHYTKEDLIQEFKQRHLDFFQYLNSLTNEEFAIGRNTKWSAAQELDHILKSIKPLSSILPNKKLIINKFGKGRGISSDYYTLTNRYKTKLSEGYKAFGNFLPVKVNGYERANLLNQFFQITNKIENTLEQYSEEELNTLRIPHPLLGMLTIKEMMYFTNYHVLHHKNNIINNLNTN, from the coding sequence ATGCTGCATTACACTAAAGAAGATTTAATTCAAGAATTTAAACAACGACATCTAGATTTTTTCCAATATTTGAATAGTCTCACGAACGAAGAATTTGCAATTGGGAGAAACACAAAATGGAGTGCAGCGCAAGAGTTAGATCATATTTTGAAGAGCATAAAACCTCTGTCAAGTATACTTCCAAACAAGAAATTAATCATAAATAAATTTGGAAAAGGTAGAGGTATTTCATCCGATTATTACACACTAACAAATCGATATAAAACCAAACTTTCGGAGGGTTACAAGGCATTTGGAAATTTTTTACCCGTAAAAGTGAATGGGTACGAAAGAGCAAACCTGTTGAATCAATTTTTTCAAATAACTAATAAAATAGAAAATACCTTAGAACAATATTCAGAAGAGGAATTAAATACACTTAGAATTCCCCATCCACTTTTGGGAATGCTGACTATCAAAGAAATGATGTATTTTACAAATTATCATGTGTTACACCACAAAAACAATATTATCAATAACTTAAATACCAATTAA
- the bla gene encoding class A beta-lactamase, subclass A2, with protein sequence MKRVKKIYFSLLILFTFFVQGNSQTIETLRQDIVRIINVKNALVGVVINGIDIKDSLSINGKGHFPMQSVFKLPIALTVLNEIDKGNLSHNQKIEITKNELLPGLWSPIRTKYPEGVTLSVSKIIEYTVALSDNVGCDVLLKLLGGPHVVTNYFSSLGFNDFSVKINEETMQNNWELQFLNWTTPKEANKILITFYENKKGLLSKRNYDFIWNILKETKTGKYRLRGQLPEKTIVAHKTGWSGKNKESGITAAVNDIGIIFLPDGKYYIISIFITESLEELETNEKIIADISKSAWDYFNTQ encoded by the coding sequence ATTAAAAGAGTGAAGAAAATATATTTTTCTCTGTTAATCCTCTTTACATTCTTTGTTCAAGGAAATTCTCAAACAATTGAAACATTAAGACAGGATATTGTCAGAATTATAAATGTAAAGAATGCTCTGGTTGGTGTTGTTATCAATGGTATCGATATAAAGGATTCACTTAGTATAAATGGTAAAGGACATTTTCCAATGCAAAGCGTATTCAAGTTACCAATTGCGTTAACTGTTCTAAATGAAATAGACAAAGGTAATTTATCTCATAATCAGAAAATAGAAATTACTAAAAATGAGTTATTACCTGGCCTATGGAGTCCAATACGCACTAAATACCCTGAAGGTGTTACTCTTTCTGTTTCAAAAATAATAGAATACACAGTTGCCTTGAGTGACAATGTGGGTTGCGATGTTCTTTTAAAACTCCTCGGAGGCCCCCATGTCGTTACAAATTATTTCTCGAGTCTTGGCTTTAATGATTTTTCAGTTAAAATTAATGAAGAGACAATGCAAAATAATTGGGAGTTACAGTTTCTAAATTGGACAACACCAAAAGAAGCAAACAAAATACTAATAACGTTCTATGAAAATAAAAAGGGCCTGTTGTCAAAAAGAAATTATGACTTCATATGGAACATATTGAAAGAAACTAAAACAGGAAAATACAGACTAAGAGGACAATTACCTGAAAAAACAATTGTTGCTCATAAGACTGGATGGTCAGGTAAAAATAAAGAATCAGGTATTACTGCTGCTGTAAACGACATTGGAATAATTTTCCTTCCGGATGGTAAGTATTATATAATAAGCATATTTATTACCGAATCACTTGAAGAATTAGAAACAAACGAGAAAATTATAGCTGATATTTCTAAATCAGCGTGGGACTATTTTAATACCCAATGA
- a CDS encoding ABC transporter permease, translating into MFDIDKAIKTWLRSFRKHRAFDDGTILEMELHIRDHIDDLEARGYNKKEAFDLAVSEFGEISPMADEEFSNIKSRTTLKSLIQAAMFKNYSKVAIRNLMRNPLNSFINLFGLSVGIGLVIFVYAYIQFVYKTDQFHENKDKVYLVTFFSDRDGSLQQFGKSPEPLAEMLKNDFTNIEKVSRIEDRNVILKLEDNVFHETVRFTDSDFLEMLTFPMKWGTSSSLNDINSIILSENMSIKYFGGDNPIGRDIKLKFDETTSKVFKVSGVAKKFPESRTISFNFLVNIENLRNSSPEYDFQDWNETLDATLIQVDDPSNISSIQQRMEKYKHFHNSAVNEEWVIASFGFEPLTTLHLNSHNIRDRIVRGSKSNIEASYFLSFIAGAMLLLACLNYVNIAIVSATRRLKEIGVRKTVGASRKVVIVQFLTENIVITSFALAFGVLLGAVLFIPWFEEINGFNMGFTFIDPTLWIYLPAVLLFTAILSGSYPAFYISSLKITGILKGSVKFGSKNRLTKLLLGFQLILAYIFITAAVTFTLNTNYLSERSWGYDNRQVLYISIPDDSGFEKMKPLFEQNPNVLSVSGAKHHLGKNRLQIVINKPDRQFEVDQFSVGDNYFETMGIDLLKGRVFNEDFESDKTKIIVNETFVNKLSLTDPIDELFKIDSVEYTIIGLAKDVHSDNFGEEVQPTIFKLAEKDNFNYLSMKVRPGSEKETYEAARAIWAQLYPEIPFDGGYQEDVWGNYYERIDVHAHVWQVFAVLAILLASMGLYGLITLNVTRRIKEFSIRKVLGAGIKSLTSNISKQYVILLSIATVIGAPVSFYIMRFILNFTYSYHLPMSIEILGIAITILSLVLLLIISTQIRKINKSNPVNGLRIE; encoded by the coding sequence ATGTTTGATATTGATAAAGCTATAAAAACCTGGCTCAGATCTTTTAGAAAACATCGAGCTTTTGATGATGGTACAATCCTGGAAATGGAATTACATATCAGAGATCATATTGATGATCTCGAAGCTCGAGGATACAATAAAAAAGAGGCTTTTGATTTGGCGGTTTCCGAATTTGGAGAAATCAGTCCTATGGCCGATGAAGAATTTTCAAATATAAAATCTAGAACTACACTTAAATCATTAATACAAGCAGCTATGTTCAAAAACTACTCAAAAGTTGCCATCAGAAATCTGATGCGAAACCCTTTAAATTCATTCATAAACCTATTCGGATTGTCTGTAGGAATAGGTCTTGTCATTTTCGTTTATGCCTATATTCAGTTTGTTTATAAAACAGATCAGTTTCATGAAAATAAAGATAAAGTATATCTTGTTACATTTTTTTCCGATCGCGATGGTTCGTTACAACAGTTTGGCAAGTCTCCTGAGCCACTTGCTGAAATGCTCAAAAATGATTTTACAAATATTGAAAAGGTCTCAAGAATTGAAGATAGGAATGTTATACTAAAACTTGAAGACAATGTTTTTCATGAAACAGTGCGATTTACAGATTCCGATTTTCTTGAGATGCTCACCTTTCCAATGAAATGGGGAACATCCAGTTCATTAAACGATATAAATAGCATCATTTTAAGTGAAAATATGTCCATCAAGTATTTTGGAGGAGACAATCCTATAGGACGTGATATAAAATTAAAATTTGATGAAACCACGAGTAAGGTATTTAAAGTTTCTGGTGTGGCTAAAAAGTTCCCCGAGTCTCGGACGATTAGTTTTAATTTCCTGGTTAATATTGAGAACCTCAGAAATTCATCTCCTGAATATGATTTCCAAGACTGGAATGAAACACTGGATGCCACTTTAATACAGGTAGATGACCCCAGCAACATTTCATCTATTCAGCAACGAATGGAGAAATACAAGCATTTTCACAACAGTGCTGTTAATGAAGAGTGGGTGATTGCTTCTTTCGGGTTCGAACCATTAACCACTTTACATTTAAATTCACACAACATAAGAGATAGGATTGTCAGAGGCTCCAAGAGCAATATAGAAGCTAGTTATTTTTTATCCTTCATTGCCGGTGCGATGCTTCTTCTGGCATGCTTGAATTACGTTAATATCGCAATTGTATCTGCAACTAGGCGGCTTAAAGAAATAGGAGTTCGAAAGACTGTCGGGGCTTCTCGTAAGGTAGTCATTGTACAATTCCTGACAGAAAATATAGTTATTACCTCTTTTGCGCTAGCTTTTGGAGTACTATTAGGAGCCGTTCTGTTTATTCCATGGTTTGAAGAGATCAACGGCTTTAACATGGGGTTCACTTTTATCGACCCAACTTTATGGATATACCTACCCGCTGTCCTGTTATTCACAGCAATACTATCAGGAAGTTATCCCGCTTTTTATATTTCTTCACTTAAGATAACCGGAATACTCAAAGGGTCTGTAAAATTTGGAAGCAAAAACAGGTTGACAAAATTACTGCTGGGTTTTCAGCTGATACTTGCATATATTTTTATAACAGCTGCAGTTACATTCACCTTAAACACAAATTATTTATCAGAAAGGAGCTGGGGCTATGATAACCGACAGGTTTTGTATATATCAATTCCTGATGATTCAGGCTTTGAAAAAATGAAGCCTCTTTTTGAACAGAACCCAAATGTATTGTCAGTGTCAGGCGCCAAACACCATCTGGGGAAAAATCGGCTGCAAATAGTAATTAATAAACCTGACCGACAATTTGAGGTAGATCAATTCTCTGTAGGGGACAATTACTTCGAGACTATGGGGATAGATTTACTAAAAGGTCGTGTCTTTAATGAAGATTTTGAAAGCGATAAAACAAAAATAATTGTCAATGAAACTTTCGTAAACAAACTTAGTCTCACTGATCCAATCGATGAGTTATTCAAAATTGATTCAGTAGAGTATACCATCATTGGATTGGCAAAGGATGTACATAGCGATAACTTTGGTGAAGAGGTTCAGCCCACAATATTTAAATTAGCCGAAAAAGATAATTTTAATTATTTATCAATGAAGGTAAGACCTGGTTCCGAAAAAGAGACTTATGAGGCTGCTCGAGCTATATGGGCTCAATTATACCCTGAAATACCATTTGACGGAGGATATCAAGAGGACGTATGGGGCAACTATTATGAGCGAATTGATGTCCACGCTCATGTTTGGCAGGTTTTTGCAGTCCTAGCCATATTATTAGCAAGCATGGGGTTGTATGGCCTCATAACGCTGAATGTCACTAGGCGCATTAAAGAATTCAGCATTCGCAAGGTATTAGGCGCAGGAATTAAGAGTCTAACTTCTAATATCTCGAAACAATATGTAATTCTACTTTCTATAGCAACCGTTATTGGCGCACCCGTAAGTTTTTACATTATGAGGTTTATCTTAAATTTCACTTATAGTTATCACTTACCAATGTCAATCGAGATTTTGGGAATTGCCATTACGATTCTTAGTCTCGTATTATTGCTAATTATATCTACACAAATCCGAAAAATAAATAAATCAAATCCTGTCAATGGTTTGAGAATTGAATGA
- a CDS encoding AraC family transcriptional regulator ligand-binding domain-containing protein, protein MKISAPYMHNLLVYASYQNIDVVVFSEKMKNLNIDLLDHEAYVDAEDYLAAFKHVINRSDKEYIGLNFGSFLNLGALGLILEISLNTSSIEQAVLILQNYLKYKFPIVSLKTVESNGSYYLRLESNIEDHSLRSQILDMVIAIMFRELQLMLPDGFEPMISLPHKNRKVFEEILNGKTQYHDHHQLSMPAELLSTEINSTRVKEIELLLPKFLSMLNSNAYHSNQFAYQIRNIALNMCSPEIPNFKQVQEQMPYSRRTIQRMLTKEGSSFRSITNTIKKELATYLINEKHLKTKDVAFILGYSDSSAYLHAAKSWKVN, encoded by the coding sequence ATGAAAATTTCAGCACCCTACATGCACAACCTTTTGGTTTATGCTTCATATCAAAATATTGATGTTGTTGTATTTTCCGAAAAGATGAAAAATCTAAATATTGATCTTTTGGACCATGAAGCTTATGTTGATGCCGAGGATTACTTGGCCGCCTTCAAGCATGTTATTAACCGCTCGGATAAGGAATACATAGGATTAAATTTCGGAAGCTTTTTAAACTTGGGAGCACTAGGCCTAATACTTGAAATATCATTGAATACATCGAGTATTGAACAAGCTGTTTTAATTCTTCAAAACTATCTAAAGTATAAATTTCCTATTGTAAGTTTAAAAACGGTTGAATCTAATGGTAGCTACTATTTACGACTTGAAAGTAATATTGAAGATCATTCGTTAAGGTCTCAGATTTTAGATATGGTAATAGCCATAATGTTCAGAGAACTTCAGTTAATGCTGCCAGATGGTTTTGAGCCAATGATTAGTTTACCGCATAAGAATAGAAAAGTATTTGAAGAAATACTAAATGGCAAAACCCAATATCATGATCATCATCAATTATCTATGCCGGCTGAGCTTCTATCTACTGAAATAAATAGCACCAGAGTAAAGGAAATAGAATTATTACTTCCCAAATTTCTTTCCATGTTAAACTCCAATGCGTACCATAGCAACCAATTTGCTTATCAGATTCGGAATATTGCTCTAAATATGTGCTCACCAGAAATACCAAATTTCAAGCAAGTCCAAGAGCAAATGCCTTATAGTAGGCGTACAATACAAAGAATGCTTACCAAAGAGGGGAGCTCCTTTAGAAGTATAACCAATACTATTAAAAAAGAGCTGGCAACATATTTAATAAATGAAAAACACCTTAAAACCAAAGATGTTGCATTTATCCTCGGCTACTCTGATTCAAGTGCTTATTTACATGCAGCTAAATCATGGAAGGTCAATTAA